The Pseudomonas alkylphenolica genomic sequence GCGCGCTACACCCGCGCCAAGCGCCGCAACCATTTTATCTCGTTCATTTCCATGACCTCGATGATCGGCCTGTCCCTGGGTGTGCTGGCGATGATCGTGGTGTTGTCGGTGATGAACGGTTTTCAGCGCGAAATGAGTGCGCGGATCCTCGGCATGGTGCCGCATGCCAGCATTCTCGGTGTGCAGCCATTGGCTGACTGGCGCCCGGCGGCCGATGCCGCGCTGAAAAACCCGCAAGTGCTTGCTGTCGCGCCGTTGACCGAGATGGAGGGCATGCTCTCCTACAAGGGGGCGATGCAGCCGATCCAGGTCAGCGGTATCGATCCGGCCGAGGAGGGCAAGGTCTCGATCGTTGCCCAGCACATTGTCCAGGGCAGCCTGCAGGCGCTGGAACCGGGCGAATACGGGGTAGTGATCGGCGAGATCAGCGCCCGGCGTTTTCGTTTGAATGTCGGTGACAAGCTGACCCTGATCGTGCCGGAAGTGAGCAGTGCTCCAGGTGGCATCACGCCGCGGATGCAGCGTCTGAATGTGGTCGGGGTGTTCAAGGTGGGGGCCGAGCTGGATGGCTCCATGGCCTACATCCATATGGCCGATGCAGCACAAATGCAGCGCTGGCAGCCGGGTCAGGTGCAGGGCGTGCGGCTCAAGCTCAAGGACCTGTACGCCGCGCCGCAGGTGTCCAAGGCCATCGCCGCAAGCCTGGGCGAGCAGTACCGTGCCGATGACTGGTCGCATACTCAGGGCAGCCTGTTCAGTGCCATGAAGATGGAAAAGACCATGATCGGCCTGTTGCTGCTGATGATCATCGCCGTGGCGGCGTTCAACATCATTGCCACGCTGATCATGGTGGTCAATGACAAGGGCGCGGACATCGCCATCCTGCGCACCATTGGCGCAACCCCGGCGCAGATCATGGGCACTTTCATGGTTCAGGGCACATTGATCGGGATTGTCGGCACCTTGATCGGTGGCGTGCTCGGGGTGGTTGCCGCACTCAATGTCAGCCAGATCGTCGGCTGGCTGGAGCGGGTCAGCGGGCAACACATCTTTACCTCTGATGTGTACTTCATCAGCAGTCTGCCGTCGGAACTGCAATGGGGCGATGTGGCGCTGATCTGCAGTGCTGGCCTGGTGATGAGTTTTCTGGCGACCTTGTACCCGGCTTATCGGGCTTCGCAGGTTGAGCCGGCGTACGCGTTGCGTTACGAGTGATAGCTATCGCGGGGCAAGCCCGCTCCCACGGTGGGAGCGGGCTTGCCCCGCGATCAGTTTTAAACCGCTGGCAAGTCAATCACAAACCGCGTCCAGCCCGCCGCCGACTCGGCACGAATACTCCCGCCATGGGCCTGGACAATCGAACGGGTAATCGCCAGGCCCAGCCCCGCATGCTCGCTACTGCCTTCGCGCCGCGCCGGATCGGCCCGGTAAAAACGGTCGAACAGACGCGGTAGCAATGCCGGGTCTATGGGCTCGCCAGTATTTGCCACCTGCAGGCTCACCTGGTCATTCCCCACCTCGATACTCAAGCGAATCTCGCCCTGTGCCGGGGTAAAGCGCAAGGCGTTATCCAGCAGGTTGGACAGCGCCCGGCGCAGCATGTGTCGGTCACCTTCCAGGCTGGCCTGGCCTTCGCGGTGCAAAGTAATACCGGTTTCTTCGGCCAGCGGGGCGTAGTACTCCAGCAAGGCATCGGCCTCATCAGACAGGGCAAGCCGCTGGCGGCTGGGCATCAACAGGCCGTGGTCGGCCTTGGCCAGATAGAGCATGTCGTTGACCAGTTGTGCCATCCACTGCAGTTCTTCTAGGTTGCTGTGCAAGGCCTCGCGGTATTCGTCCAGGTCGCGTGGGCGGGTGAGGGTGACCTGGGTGTGCGTCAGCAGGTTCGACAATGGCGTGCGCAATTCGTGGGCGATATCGGCAGAGAACGCCGACAAACGCTGAAAGGCATCATCCAGACGTTCCAGCATGGCGTTGACGGTCTGTGCCAGTTCGGCCAGTTCAACCGGCATCTGGTTTTCAGGCAGGCGCGTGGTCAGCGAGCGCGCCGATACCTGTGAGGCAACCTCGCCCATGCGCCGCAATGGCCGCAGGCCGCTGCGCGCAGCCCAGGCGCCGAGCAGGGCGGTGGCCAGGGCGGAGAGGCCGACGGTCAGCCAGATCAGTTGCTGCATGCGCTGCAGGAAGTGCTGGTGGTGGGTGATGTCGAGAAACAGTGTCAGTTGCGCCGACTGTGGGTCGCCATGCTGCAGATTGACGCACAGGCTGCGGTAGTCGCTACTGGTGCTGTGCACGGTGCTGATCCCGGGCACCTGAGGCGATTCGGGCAGGTTGGTCTGGCTGTCGAACCATACCTGGCCATCGCTGCCCCGTACGCGTACCGCGAGGTCAGTCTGATGGCTCAATTCGGTTTGCAGGGCCGGCAGGCGCGTAGCCAGGCTGGCCGGGTCGTGGACGCCTTCAAGCATCTGGCGCAACACCGACAGCCGACTCTCCAGCAGTTGCTGGTCGAGCTCGATGAAATGGCGTTCGCTGGCGCGGCTGAATAGCAGGCCGGCAGTCAACGATACCGCGGCCGTGCAAGCAGCAAACAACAGCGCCAGACGGCCACCCAGGGACAATCGGCGCATCAGGCAAGCCGCTCTTCAAGCACGTAACCCATGCCGCGCACGGTATGGATCAGCTTGCGCTCGTGGTTGTCATCGATTTTCAGGCGC encodes the following:
- a CDS encoding lipoprotein-releasing ABC transporter permease subunit; translation: MFRPLSIFIGARYTRAKRRNHFISFISMTSMIGLSLGVLAMIVVLSVMNGFQREMSARILGMVPHASILGVQPLADWRPAADAALKNPQVLAVAPLTEMEGMLSYKGAMQPIQVSGIDPAEEGKVSIVAQHIVQGSLQALEPGEYGVVIGEISARRFRLNVGDKLTLIVPEVSSAPGGITPRMQRLNVVGVFKVGAELDGSMAYIHMADAAQMQRWQPGQVQGVRLKLKDLYAAPQVSKAIAASLGEQYRADDWSHTQGSLFSAMKMEKTMIGLLLLMIIAVAAFNIIATLIMVVNDKGADIAILRTIGATPAQIMGTFMVQGTLIGIVGTLIGGVLGVVAALNVSQIVGWLERVSGQHIFTSDVYFISSLPSELQWGDVALICSAGLVMSFLATLYPAYRASQVEPAYALRYE
- a CDS encoding heavy metal sensor histidine kinase, with translation MMRRLSLGGRLALLFAACTAAVSLTAGLLFSRASERHFIELDQQLLESRLSVLRQMLEGVHDPASLATRLPALQTELSHQTDLAVRVRGSDGQVWFDSQTNLPESPQVPGISTVHSTSSDYRSLCVNLQHGDPQSAQLTLFLDITHHQHFLQRMQQLIWLTVGLSALATALLGAWAARSGLRPLRRMGEVASQVSARSLTTRLPENQMPVELAELAQTVNAMLERLDDAFQRLSAFSADIAHELRTPLSNLLTHTQVTLTRPRDLDEYREALHSNLEELQWMAQLVNDMLYLAKADHGLLMPSRQRLALSDEADALLEYYAPLAEETGITLHREGQASLEGDRHMLRRALSNLLDNALRFTPAQGEIRLSIEVGNDQVSLQVANTGEPIDPALLPRLFDRFYRADPARREGSSEHAGLGLAITRSIVQAHGGSIRAESAAGWTRFVIDLPAV